A single Methylobacterium sp. 17Sr1-1 DNA region contains:
- a CDS encoding GAF domain-containing protein — MWPYRPLAMQNDTPGTTVSDPDRLAALEALAILDTPPEQGFDDIVRLATRLCATPVALVSLVAADRQWFKARVGFPRCETALNASVCAHALVEPDFLVIPDLTADPRTAANPLVTGEPFIRFYAGAPLRLTGGQVVGSLCVIDTAARPGGLTRDQADDLRALARQVSTLLEMRREVAHRDEVLDNQRAELQQARRLDLLAKASSSLVAATDPAAVLEPILATGTRALGFDLCFIYDIDPEGRHLRLIQSVGTTNEQRAALSCVDLDLPLCGIVVRTRRPLVLEAVQASIEPRYALAREAGFDAFAGYPILSRGQLVGVVSFVSTREPAFDAGALTFFATFARLMSGVRERLDVDAVLRASDTRSRLAQEAGHIGTFEVDVASGLSRVSAEHCRIYGVPEAGVYSLETLTALAVPEDRALPSTQATIRDGTASTEVEYRIRRANDGAVRWISRIGRFVRDDAGAVLRMVGTVQDITARKEVEAELRASEALARENIQRVQLALAAGAIIGTWHWDLPTDRFTVDDAFAHSFGLDPALGRDSIPLEQIVATVHPDDQAGLAAAINEAVARGGTYAHQYRVRRADGHYYWIEANGRVDHGSDGTPLSFPGVLLDVEERRAAQEALRASEAHWRGLFERLSEGFQLTEAIRDGAGVITDFRILDINPAWTTQIGIPADQVIGYTARQIFGGSAQGWIGAFGQVVETGKTWRFTKQFAPNGRWYDGNAFRLDGDRFGVIFLDATARVGAESRRMALLALGDDLRDLTTVGAMTQAAAEIVGRTLGATRAGLGRIVGEVEAIDIEQDWTAPGHVSIAGRHRFDDYGDIRANLARGEPLVIDDVTTDPRTRDDPGPMQAIGIGALINMPVRERGRAVAVFIVHDVRPRTWTAEELAFLRNVADRVEVGVARVRAEELQAVLNKELAHRLKNTLAIVQSIAAQTLRGVTERDLVEAFERRVLALSRAHDVLIQKNWSAARLRSVMESVLSMQTDLDRFALDGPDMDISPQAALSLSLLLHELATNALKYGALSAATGAVRVRWRADSGAAPTLVLDWAETGGPVVTPPRNKGGFGSRLIRMGLLGTREADLDFNPGGLRAQFRAPLAEVQVQVH, encoded by the coding sequence ATGTGGCCCTATCGGCCACTCGCGATGCAGAACGACACACCCGGCACAACCGTCAGCGACCCCGACCGCCTCGCAGCCCTCGAGGCGCTGGCCATCCTAGACACGCCTCCCGAGCAAGGGTTCGACGACATTGTTCGTCTGGCAACCCGCCTCTGCGCGACACCGGTCGCCCTCGTCAGCCTGGTCGCCGCGGATCGGCAATGGTTCAAGGCCCGCGTGGGCTTCCCGCGCTGCGAGACCGCCCTCAACGCTTCGGTCTGCGCCCACGCCCTCGTCGAACCTGATTTTCTCGTCATCCCCGACCTGACGGCGGACCCGCGCACGGCCGCGAATCCGCTCGTCACCGGCGAGCCCTTCATTCGGTTCTATGCCGGCGCGCCGCTGCGCCTGACGGGCGGACAGGTCGTCGGCTCCCTGTGCGTGATCGATACCGCCGCCCGACCGGGGGGTCTGACGCGTGACCAGGCCGACGACCTGCGCGCCCTGGCACGCCAGGTCTCGACCCTCCTGGAGATGCGCCGCGAGGTCGCGCATCGCGACGAGGTCCTCGACAATCAGCGCGCTGAACTGCAGCAGGCGCGACGCCTCGACCTCCTCGCCAAGGCCTCTTCCTCACTCGTCGCCGCGACCGATCCGGCGGCCGTGCTCGAACCGATCCTGGCCACCGGCACGCGAGCCTTGGGTTTCGACCTGTGCTTCATCTACGACATCGACCCTGAAGGCCGACATCTGCGGCTGATCCAGTCGGTCGGCACCACCAACGAGCAGCGCGCGGCCTTGAGCTGCGTCGATCTCGATTTGCCGCTATGCGGGATCGTCGTTCGCACCCGTCGGCCTCTCGTGCTCGAGGCCGTGCAGGCGAGCATCGAGCCGCGCTACGCCCTCGCGCGGGAGGCCGGCTTCGACGCCTTCGCGGGCTACCCGATCCTGAGCCGCGGTCAGCTCGTCGGCGTGGTGTCGTTCGTCTCGACGCGCGAGCCGGCCTTCGACGCTGGTGCCCTGACCTTCTTCGCCACGTTCGCTCGGCTGATGTCGGGCGTCAGAGAACGCCTCGATGTCGATGCGGTGTTGCGGGCCAGCGATACTCGCTCACGGCTCGCCCAGGAGGCTGGTCACATCGGCACCTTCGAGGTCGACGTCGCGAGCGGCCTTTCGCGCGTGTCGGCCGAGCATTGTCGGATCTATGGCGTACCGGAAGCCGGGGTCTACTCGCTGGAGACGCTCACGGCGCTGGCCGTTCCCGAGGACCGCGCGCTCCCCTCGACGCAGGCCACGATCCGGGATGGCACGGCCTCGACCGAGGTGGAGTACCGCATCCGGCGCGCCAACGATGGTGCCGTGCGCTGGATCTCACGGATCGGCCGCTTCGTGCGGGACGACGCCGGCGCAGTGCTCCGCATGGTCGGCACGGTGCAGGACATCACCGCGCGCAAGGAGGTGGAGGCGGAATTGCGGGCCAGCGAGGCCTTGGCCCGCGAGAACATCCAGCGCGTGCAACTGGCCCTGGCGGCCGGCGCGATCATCGGCACGTGGCACTGGGACCTGCCGACCGACCGGTTCACGGTCGACGACGCCTTCGCTCATTCCTTCGGTCTCGATCCGGCGCTCGGTCGAGATAGCATCCCCCTGGAGCAGATCGTCGCCACCGTTCATCCCGACGATCAGGCGGGTCTGGCGGCAGCGATCAACGAGGCCGTCGCGCGGGGTGGAACCTACGCTCACCAATATCGGGTCCGGCGCGCGGACGGACACTATTACTGGATCGAGGCGAACGGACGGGTCGATCACGGGTCGGACGGCACCCCGCTGAGTTTCCCCGGCGTCCTTCTCGATGTGGAGGAACGACGCGCGGCACAGGAAGCGTTGCGCGCGAGCGAGGCGCACTGGCGCGGCTTGTTCGAGCGCCTGAGCGAAGGATTTCAGCTCACGGAAGCGATCCGCGACGGCGCAGGTGTCATTACGGACTTCCGGATCCTCGATATCAACCCGGCTTGGACCACGCAAATCGGAATTCCAGCCGACCAAGTCATTGGATATACCGCACGCCAAATTTTCGGTGGGAGCGCCCAGGGCTGGATCGGCGCGTTTGGCCAGGTGGTTGAGACAGGCAAAACGTGGCGGTTCACCAAGCAGTTCGCTCCTAACGGCCGCTGGTATGACGGCAATGCATTCAGGCTCGACGGCGACCGCTTCGGGGTCATCTTCCTGGATGCGACCGCGCGTGTCGGCGCGGAAAGCCGCCGCATGGCGCTCCTGGCCCTCGGCGACGACCTGCGCGACCTGACGACGGTCGGAGCGATGACTCAGGCCGCCGCCGAGATCGTCGGGCGCACCTTGGGCGCGACCCGCGCTGGGCTCGGTCGCATCGTCGGCGAGGTCGAGGCTATCGACATCGAACAGGACTGGACCGCACCGGGTCACGTCAGCATCGCCGGGCGGCACCGCTTCGACGATTACGGCGACATACGGGCCAACCTTGCCCGAGGCGAGCCACTGGTCATCGACGACGTCACGACCGACCCGCGCACCAGGGACGATCCCGGCCCGATGCAGGCGATCGGCATCGGTGCCCTGATCAACATGCCGGTGCGCGAGCGCGGGCGTGCCGTCGCGGTATTCATCGTCCACGACGTGCGGCCTCGAACCTGGACGGCCGAGGAGCTTGCGTTCCTGCGCAACGTCGCCGACCGGGTCGAGGTCGGCGTCGCGCGCGTGCGTGCCGAGGAGTTGCAGGCCGTCCTGAACAAGGAGCTGGCCCATCGGTTGAAGAACACCCTCGCCATCGTCCAGTCGATCGCCGCGCAGACCCTGCGGGGTGTCACTGAGCGCGACCTGGTCGAGGCGTTCGAGCGCCGCGTGCTGGCCTTATCGCGGGCTCATGACGTGCTGATCCAGAAGAACTGGTCGGCTGCCAGGCTTCGCTCGGTAATGGAGAGCGTATTGAGTATGCAGACAGACCTGGACCGGTTTGCGCTCGACGGCCCTGACATGGACATCAGCCCGCAGGCTGCATTGTCTCTGTCGCTTCTGCTGCACGAGCTCGCGACCAATGCCCTCAAGTACGGCGCGCTTTCGGCTGCAACCGGCGCGGTGCGCGTAAGATGGCGCGCCGACAGCGGTGCTGCTCCGACATTGGTCTTAGACTGGGCCGAAACGGGCGGGCCGGTGGTGACGCCACCACGCAACAAAGGCGGCTTCGGGTCGCGCCTGATCCGCATGGGATTGCTCGGAACCCGCGAGGCCGACCTGGATTTTAATCCTGGGGGCCTTAGAGCTCAGTTCCGCGCGCCGCTCGCCGAAGTTCAGGTTCAGGTTCACTAG
- a CDS encoding DUF2380 domain-containing protein, translated as MHESSTLLLQMWAWLADARTGREVFSRDLTFRRDTDEAWRRAEAFRVSQIRDAGRHRSD; from the coding sequence GTGCACGAGAGCAGCACCCTGTTGCTGCAGATGTGGGCATGGCTCGCGGATGCCCGGACCGGCCGGGAGGTCTTCTCGCGCGATCTCACCTTCCGCCGCGACACGGACGAGGCGTGGCGGCGCGCCGAGGCGTTCCGGGTCTCGCAGATCCGGGATGCCGGCCGGCACCGCAGCGACTGA
- the rpsI gene encoding 30S ribosomal protein S9 has product MATLQSLADLGQASKAQNSSQGENEAPVHVQKLDSLGRAYATGKRKDAIARVWIKPGAGKITVNDRPVDTYFARPVLRMILQQPLQIVDRVDQYDIVVTVAGGGLSGQAGAVRHGLSKALTYFEPELRSPLKREGFLTRDPRVVERKKYGRKKARRSFQFSKR; this is encoded by the coding sequence ATGGCGACCCTTCAGTCCCTCGCCGACCTCGGCCAGGCCAGCAAGGCCCAGAACTCGTCGCAGGGCGAGAACGAGGCCCCGGTCCACGTCCAGAAGCTGGACTCCCTCGGCCGCGCCTACGCCACCGGCAAGCGCAAGGACGCGATCGCCCGCGTCTGGATCAAGCCCGGCGCCGGCAAGATCACGGTGAACGACCGCCCGGTCGACACCTACTTCGCCCGCCCGGTGCTGCGCATGATCCTGCAGCAGCCGCTCCAGATCGTGGACCGCGTCGACCAGTACGACATCGTCGTCACGGTCGCCGGCGGCGGCCTCTCCGGCCAGGCCGGCGCGGTGCGCCACGGCCTGTCCAAGGCCCTGACCTACTTCGAGCCCGAGCTGCGCAGCCCGCTGAAGCGCGAAGGCTTCCTGACCCGCGACCCCCGCGTGGTCGAGCGCAAGAAGTACGGCCGCAAGAAGGCCCGCCGCAGCTTCCAGTTCTCGAAGCGCTAA
- the rplM gene encoding 50S ribosomal protein L13, producing the protein MKTFSLKPADVDKKWVIIDAEGLVVGRLASVIAMRLRGKHKPQYTPHVDCGDNVIVINAEKVKFTGRKYNQKVYYHHTGYPGGIKERSAKFILEGRFPERVVEKAVERMLPRGPLFRQILGNLRVYKGNEHPHTAQQPETLDVAALNRKNVSA; encoded by the coding sequence ATGAAGACCTTTTCGCTGAAGCCCGCCGACGTCGACAAGAAGTGGGTGATCATCGACGCGGAGGGCCTCGTGGTCGGCCGCCTGGCGTCGGTCATCGCGATGCGTCTGCGGGGCAAGCACAAGCCCCAGTACACGCCCCACGTCGATTGCGGCGATAACGTCATCGTCATCAATGCGGAGAAGGTGAAGTTCACCGGCCGCAAGTATAACCAGAAGGTGTACTACCACCACACTGGTTACCCGGGCGGCATCAAGGAGCGCTCGGCCAAGTTCATCCTCGAGGGCCGCTTCCCCGAGCGCGTCGTCGAGAAGGCCGTGGAGCGCATGCTGCCGCGCGGCCCGCTGTTCCGGCAGATCCTGGGCAACCTCCGGGTCTACAAGGGCAACGAGCACCCCCACACCGCCCAGCAGCCGGAGACGCTCGACGTCGCCGCTCTCAACCGCAAGAACGTGAGCGCGTAA
- a CDS encoding PaaI family thioesterase, translating to MPAAPLALMMDRDAVAAFLDEVFPQIHHGGPGPVVESVGPLTATMRLPYHERHLRPGGTLSGPAMMGLADVALYVAILAQIGPVALAVTTNLSFNFMRKPAQADLLAEARLLKLGRSLAVGEVLIRSVGQDDLVCHATGTYALPPR from the coding sequence ATGCCTGCCGCACCTCTTGCCCTGATGATGGACCGCGACGCGGTCGCGGCCTTCCTCGACGAGGTTTTTCCGCAGATCCATCACGGCGGCCCGGGCCCGGTGGTCGAGAGCGTCGGTCCCCTCACCGCCACGATGCGCCTGCCCTACCACGAGCGCCACCTGCGGCCCGGGGGCACCCTGTCGGGCCCCGCCATGATGGGGCTCGCGGATGTGGCGCTCTACGTCGCGATCCTGGCCCAGATCGGCCCGGTGGCGCTCGCCGTCACCACCAACCTGTCGTTCAACTTCATGCGCAAGCCGGCGCAGGCCGACCTCCTGGCGGAGGCCCGCCTGCTCAAGCTCGGGCGCTCGCTCGCCGTCGGCGAGGTGCTGATTCGCAGCGTCGGTCAGGACGATCTCGTCTGCCACGCCACCGGCACCTACGCGCTGCCGCCGCGCTGA